In the genome of Cuculus canorus isolate bCucCan1 chromosome 28, bCucCan1.pri, whole genome shotgun sequence, one region contains:
- the B4GALT3 gene encoding beta-1,4-galactosyltransferase 3, with translation MLRRLLERPRSLALLVASQFAFIAYFSLGGFRTLTALFARAAAPAVDYSRTHDVYANLSRLLPRRLDGDPARPLPLCPERSPLLVGPLTVSFSRVPTLEQIQAKNPGVWEGGRYQPPDCEPRSRTAVIIPHRNREAHLGHLLYYLHPFLQRQQLRYGIYVIHQAGNSTFNRAKLLNVGVKEALKDEEWDCLFLHDVDLIPENDHNLYTCDPWNPKHVSVAMNKFGYSLPYSQYFGGVSALTPDQYMKINGFPNEYWGWGGEDDDIATRVRLAGMKIARPPIAIGHYKMVKHKSDKGNEENPHRFDLLIRTQRMWTQDGMNSLTYTLLAKELRPLYTNLTVDIGTDPRGHRPPGHEGHRHRSSTSLFREEMLRQAPRDAARWGEQGLPRAPRLPTATVPPANRTGSTLTITQRSPPSVADARRANGAARDEGTLGNQSEPRRFR, from the exons ATGCTGCGGCGGCTGCTGGAGCGGCCCCGCTCGCTCGCCCTCTTGGTCGCCAGTCAGTTCGCCTTCATCGCCTATTTCTCGCTGGGGGGGTTCCGCACGCTGACGGCGCTCTTCGCCCGCGCCGCCGCGCCCGCCGTCGACTATTCCCGCACCCACGATGTCTACGCCAACCTCAGCCGCCTCCTGCCCCGGCGGCTCGACGGCGACCCCGCGCGCCCGCTGCCGCTCTGCCCCGAGCGCTCGCCCCTGCTCG tGGGGCCGCTGACCGTCAGCTTCAGCCGAGTGCCGACGCTGGAGCAGATCCAGGCCAAGAACCCgggggtgtgggaggggggccGCTATCAGCCCCCCGACTGCGAGCCGCGCTCCCGCACCGCCGTCATCATCCCCCACCGCAACCGCGAGGCTCACCTGGGCCACCTCCTCTACTACCTTCACCCCTTCCTGCAGCGCCAGCAGCTCCGCTACGGCATCTACGTCATCCACCAG GCCGGAAACTCCACCTTCAACCGAGCGAAGCTGCTGAACGTGGGCGTGAAGGAGGCGTTGAAGGACGAAGAGTGGGATTGTCTCTTCCTCCACGACGTTGACCTCATCCCCGAGAACGACCACAACCTCTACACCTGCGACCCCTGGAACCCCAAACACGTCTCGGTGGCCATGAACAAATTCGGGTACAG CCTTCCGTACTCCCAATATTTCGGTGGAGTCTCGGCGCTGACCCCCGATCAGTACATGAAGATCAATGGGTTCCCCAACGAGTATTGGGGTTGGGGCGGTGAGGACGACGACATCGCCACCAG GGTGCGCCTGGCCGGGATGAAGATCGCCCGTCCGCCCATCGCCATCGGCCACTACAAGATGGTCAAACACAAGAGCGACAAAGGCAACGAGGAGAACCCCCACAg GTTCGATCTGCTGATCCGCACGCAGCGGATGTGGACTCAGGACGGGATGAACTCGCTGACGTACACGCTGCTCGCCAAGGAGCTGCGCCCGCTCTACACCAACCTCACCGTGGACATCGGCACCGACCCCCGCGGCCACCGGCCACCGGGCCACGAGGGCCACCGGCACCgcagcagcaccagcctgtTCCGCGAGGAGATGCTGCGCCAGGCGCCGCGGGACGCAGCGCGGTGGGGCGAACAGGGGCTGCCGCGCGCCCCGCGCCTGCCCACGGCCACCGTGCCGCCGGCCAACCGCACCGGATCCACGCTCACCATCACCCAACGCAGCCCACCGAGCGTTGCCGACGCTCGCCGGGCCAACGGCGCGGCGCGGGACGAGGGGACGCTGGGTAACCAAAGCGAGCCGCGGCGCTTCCGTTAA